tcttaagggctcaatggatagttgtacggccactacaccctcttctctctcactaatcattaaccaactaacaactaacccacttttctggacagacagcccagatagctgaggtgtgtgcccaagacatcatgcatgaaccttaattggctgtAAGCATGAATATAAGTTGAAGTGAATGAAAtgcatttgacaaaattaataatccATCAAGACATAAATACAACATGTAATTGAATGGTAAAAAATCCtgtaatatttgaaaatatttcacaCTATGTATAATAACTAGGGTCAGTGCCTTTGGGGAactaactattattatttatattacattacattaactttatattaaatcaaaacaagtAAAAATCTATAAATGGAAGGTAAAATATCTCATTTGAACAGGACTtcatctgaaaaaaacaaattgaaaaaaaaaatccatatctTAAAAAGACTTTAGCAACAGGCCTCTCTGTTTtattggggcgggatgtagcccagtggtaatgcacttGCTCGATGCATGGCCAGtgtggtatcgatccccgtcggtgggcccattgggctatttctcgttccagccaatgcaccacaactggtatatcaaaggctgtgatatgtactaccctgtctgtgggatggtgcatataaaagatcccttgctgctaatcgacaagagtggcccatgaagtggcgacaacgggtttcctctctcaataattgtgtggttcttaatcatatgtctgatgccatataaccgtaaataaaatgtgctgagtgtgtcgttaaataaaacatttcttttcctttcctgttCAGACTCTGCTCTCCTGAACTACATTCCACCTCTTCCAGCACAAAGACAGACAAGCACTTACAAGTAACACGAATCCAGACATATCCCAAATTCTTTTCATCATCCTTAATCCGCATGTCGACACTGCCGATGTTGCTATGAGTCTCGAACACTGGCTTCATCTGTAGATATCTGTCATAGCAGGTGACAGTGTGGTTGTGATCTGGATCCCTGACGtcagaaaacaaaatactttcACCACACCCGCCTCCATGTATTCTAGAAAGTCGGATGTCAACAGCCTCAAAGACGACCCGACTTCCACATGTTGTGgatagtttacaaaaacaatcaTCGTCTTCATCCTTATTTTGGAAATATATGTTGCTGGCCAAGTAGATCTCCTCTCCCTGCTGAATGACTCCTTCATGGCACATGTTTTCAAGCAGTCCAACTAAATGTagaaaacataatagttattctACATGATAACTTTCTAAATTTTACTccaaatattaaaagtaaaaaataataaaaagcaaATTTTAAGTAAGAAAACTAAATTATCCGATCAATCCATCTATCACTCCATTTCTGCATCCATTAATTgatccatccattaatccatatatccattaatccatatatccatccataaccacccatccatccatccatccattcacccatccacccatctacaccatatattcatccatccatccactcatccatccaaccacctACCCCAtacatccatctacccatccatgtAATCActgatccattcatccacccatctgtccatccatgtgtctgtccatccatccatccagccagccagccactAATCCATCCaaatacccacccacccacctaccccatacatccatccatccatctacccatccatgcAATCActgatccattcatccacccatctgtccatccatgtgtctgtccatccatccatccatccagccagccagccactcatccatccaaccacccacccacctaccccaTACATCCATCAATCCACCTACTCATCCAATCAATCACTGATCCATTCATCtacccatctgtccatccactcatcatctttccatccatcttCCTATCCAACCACTCACTTACCCaaattccatccatccatccatcccaagGTGATATACTATAGATGACTTACGATTGATGCACTGGTACTCGAACATGCTGTAAGTTGTGTCTCCTTCAAACTGATTGCCGGCTGATGGACAGTATGTGGAGGCATCGATTGTTCTGCCAACAGCTTCACATGATTTGGCTCCACTGCAGTCTTCTGCTATGCTCGACAGGTAACCACCACTAGCTGGCTCAGTCAGGCAGTCTTGGTCTGGGACATGGCTGCAGCACTCAGCGGCTGAACCATTCAAGGCACATTCAGAGGAGATGGGCTTGGCGCCATACAATACCTTTGTAACTGCAATAATTTCAACGTCTTGTGATACATTTGTGACTTTGTCTTTGCAGCTTGCCTTGTAGAAGGATGTTTGGTTATTTCCACGTCTACATATTGTAGAACTTGTATACGTTTGTTTTGACtctgaaaaaataaattatacacatgtatttgataatgaaagatatagatatatgtTCTATACTCCatacaagcaaaacaaaataaatgcatattttgtttttcaataatcCCAGTCTGATGTGTTTAAAAAGGGAAGGAAAAGTGTTTtgtagaaaattaataaaacaattgaataatttatttattttatggatGATGATGGTCAAAACTTCAAACTCCACCTCCTTTCTCCCTCATCCTAACTTCAGAAATTGCCAAAATGACCACCTTGCCAATTTCTGACACCATAGTGCCCAATATATGGGTGGTACCAGCTATTGGTGCTTTACACTTAAAGATTCAGCAGAATTCCATACATAAAGTCTGTGTCATAAACATAGGGTGGATCTAGCTTAGTCTGTGGTGCACTCACGCTTCTTGGCCATAGGATCAAATAGGATCAACAGTTTATAGTTGCAAGCAAACACTTTGACAATTTCtgaaaactctctctctctctgtctgtctgtctctgtctctgtctcctccccacccccacccccccaccccaacttgAATCTTCACTTCTTGATTATCTGTctacttgttgttttaaatcaatTGTAGTATTTTGTATGTAAAATTCGTAATTGTCAAATATAGGGAGAGACCATAATATAGGCATCACCTGTTGTTTAATCCCTAACATTAACACAAACGTCAACaaatatggttttaaaaaataatatcaaatcCCCTTGACTGAATCACTGGGGTTttttctgtcccaaccagtgctccatgactggtatattaaactccatggtatgtgctgtcctgtctgtggaaaagtaaatatatctctgcacaaagcagagtccAAAGACTATGGTACGCTTCCATGAATTATTGCCAAACCATTTAACAAAACCATCAAGACTTCAAGGATTTAAGAAACTACGCCAGATCTTCAACTGACCCAGCAGGTGTCACAAATCTCTCCACAATAATTATACAACAACAGACTTTCAACAAACTGAATCATACTTTCAGTAAAGCTCAGTAACTACAGTATCCTatacaaacaaaccaaaccttCAACAAACTTTGTTAGGTCACtgtaacatttatattattaaatatctcTAGAAATTGGCCTCAAGATGATCACACTAGATGTGAGACCTTCACTAAACCTCATGAAACTTCtaacaaacatatctttaggaCTGGACCTACACTATATTGTACCAGACACCAAACATTTAATCAACTTACAACAAaataacttgaaaaaaaaaaaacaaaaccccaactataacaaaaatattttcttcataaTCTAAAGAAACAAGTGACTATGCATGGCGtcggaaatggggggggggggcaggagaGCACTGCCCACCCCCTCCAACTGTGAAACTGGGGGGCCACAATATGCACAATATGAACTTGCATTTAATAAgtgctccccctccccccccccccccagttgctGCCATCGTCTGACCCCTATGCTATGGCATTCAAGTTTATATCTTTGTATAAAGTAGAATCCAAAGGATGTTTTAACAAGGTTGTGACTGTTTCCATGATTTACATCCATAGGATGGCAGCCATTCCCCAGGATAATATACATCCTAATTCCAACTTCGCTatgaagcccagtggtaaagcctcatttgatgtgcagtcggtctcgGATAGAACaatgtcagtgggcccattgggctatttctcattccagcccatgcaccacaactggtatatcaaaggctgtggtatgtgctatcctgtctgtgggatggtgcatataaaagaccccttgctactaatggaaaaatgtagagggtttcccctccaagactattatgtcaaaattactacatgttcgacatccaatagccgatgattaataaatcaatgtactcatgtggtgtcattaaaaaacaaattaaaaaatcctCTGATTTACTAACAAATACGACATCCATAGGATGGCAGCCACTCCCATGCAGGACAATATACTTCCTCTTTTCTACTTTAGGGGCgagatgtagaccagtggtaaagcattcgcttgatgtgcagttgatTTTGGATcaatctctgtcggtgggcctattgggttatttctcgctccagccagtgtaccacaactggtatatcaaaggctgtggtatgtgctattctgtctgtgggatggtgcatataaaagaccccttgctactaatggaaaaatgtagagggtttcccctccaagactaaatgtcaaaattactacatgttcgacatccaatagccgatgattaataaattaatgtactcatgtggtgtcattaaaaaacaaattaaaaaatcctCTGATTTACTAACAAATACGACATCCATAGGATGGTAGCCACTCCCATGCAGGATAATATACTTCACATGATTTACTAACAAATACGACATCCATGGGATGGCAGCCACTCCCTgcagtataataattatacttcCTCTTTTCTACTTTATCCGGATTGCTACTCCCAAGACTTGTTTGACAAATCTCAACCTGCATAAAACAGAGCTCATAAACATCAAGACTTCAAGGATTTAAGAAACTACGCCAGATCTTCGACTGACCCAGCAGGCGCCACAAATCTCTCCACAATAATTATACAACAGACTTTCAACAAACTGAATCATACTTTCAGTAAAGCTCAGTAACTACAGTATCCTatacaaacaaaccaaaccttCAACAAACTTTGTTAGGTCACCTTaacatttacattattattatattatttatattatttatttatattatctcTAGAAATTGCCCTCAAGATGATCACACTAGATGTGAGACCTTCACTAAACCTCATGAAACTTCtaacaaacatatctttaggaCTGGACCTACACTATATTGTACCAGATACCAAACATTTAATCAActtacaacaaaataacatggggaaaaaaagaaaccctATAACAAATACAATTTTCTTCATAATCTAAAGAAACAAATGACTATGCATAGGCATCAGAAACGGGGTGCCAGGGGAGCATtgccaccccccccaccccccccaccccaactgtGAAACTGGGGTGCCATAATATGCACAATATGAACTCGTATTTAATAAGTGCCCCCAGTTGCTGCCATCGTCTGATGCCTATGCTATGGCATTCAAGTTTATATCTTTGCATAAAGTAGAATCCAAAGGCTGTTTTAACAAGGTTGTGACTGTTTCCACGATTTACATCCATAGGATGGCAGCCATTCCCCAGGATAATATACTTCCTAATTCCTACTTATCAATTATTTCATggaattatttcgccaaattaaaataaaatttgccaattgtttttaaaattcacaattgatGAATTTGTGGCAAGTGGTAGAGCTATAGCCCTGTAATATGAACCAGTGTGATACATTCAGAAACACCATGAGGATTTTACTCTTGATTGACAACACCCATACAGGTCTCTGGGAAATGAAAAGTTATGTAACCCATTTATGAGTTACACAAAAAGatttgtgtaacccattatgaccatgtaaataactttctaaatttaatacacaaataaaaaatagctGATACGAAACTAGACTTGTGCAAGCAATGCCCAAACGAAATGATCATTTGTGCAATTTTTCAGAAGTCGGCCATAATTGCAGCCATAACGTGAAgagtacatttatttcatttcaactttttttcgtgcatatatccaattaaggttcaagcacgctgtcctgggcacacacctcagctatctgagctgtctgtccaggacagtgggttagttgttagttggttagtggttagtgagagagaagagggtgtagtggccttacacctacccattgagcccttaagaactcgctctgggttggagccgataccgggttgcaaaccctgtacctactagcctgtagtccgatggcttaaccactgcaccaccaaggccagtgaagagtacatgtatgtggtttaCATCTTCCCATTAATAAGAAACTGAGATTTAAAAGATAAATCTCTGCATTGCCTCAAGCAGAACATGAACCTGTAGTCCTCTAGACACTGAAACTAATGATGCGTTCACTTTGATAACAAAGACCAGTTGGCATTACTTAaaactagtttttaaaatttacatccACTGATGCCCTGGTACAAAACTAAAACTTCAGATATATATCTAGAACCAGTAGAAATATttgcaaaatataatttttacagtATACCTACCATAAGAAGGTGGAAACAGCATCACAAGAACAGCTAAATGAACAAGCACATAGTATATAATCAGCcccatgttgttttattttcgcATGCTGTCCACAAACACTTGTCTAAGCAGTGAATGAAACGACTTCTTAATGTACCCTGGTTAACTCCCCAGCCAGGACACAGGTAAACAAACTGTGTCACATGTCACAAAGCACAGCGTTATGGGCTTTGTGTGGCATAGATGGTGTCTGCCTATTCACTTGTCATAACATAAACCCAACAAAAGCACCAGTCATAATATCCAAGACGAAATCAGCCAGGGGTATGCATAGTTAAGGCTCATTCCATATGTaccagtaaataataaaaaccatgaacatgtttatatattaattcactACATGCTACTGATTATATATTCAGTTCGGTTTTCTTCGCTTGAGCATGTAAGAATATTACTGATGAAACACTGAGATGCATGTTTTAATAGGGTAGTTGTAGTATGAAGTATATAAAGTTCTCTATATATTAactaaaacccccaaaacaaaaacaaaaaacaaaaaaacatccctAAAACATGGGAAAATGTTTCttgatcattatttatattagtgaatattaaaaaagtgtgtattacatatttattgcaCTACTAAGTATAATGCAACCTCATTTTTGGGGAGTATATCAAcagcaaattatttttttcccaTAAATGTTAAGgacattatttcatttttattttatataaaattagttaatctTGTTAACACAGACTAAGTCTGCCTTATTATTGACGTCTGTTTAGTAACATtcattccaaattttaaatttgtgcttatatccaattcaggttcaagcatgctgtcctggtcacacacccTCAGCTATTTGAGATATCTTTCCAGCAAATAGTTAACAGTAAGTTGTCAGTAAGAGTATTTGTCTCACACTTCTCCACTAAAGTCATGAAAACTCCTCTGGGTTGAAGGTCATACCTGGATATGAACCTAGTACTTCTGtcattaaagtttttaaaatgtgttttatttaccgaTGCCACTGGAACAcagagatttaaaaaattaatcatcggctattggatgtcagacttTTGTCACACAGTCTTCAGAGAAAtacactacattttcccataacatttcattcatttcatttacagttattttcatgcttatttcCAATTCAATTTCAGGCATACTGTCcagggtacacacctcagctaaaTGGGattatctgtccaggacagagggttagtatagtggttagtgagagcgaAGTCAGTGTAGTTgaattacacctacccattgactgATCAAACTtcctctgggtgggagctggtccCGGGAATGAACTCAGTATCTACAAGTGTTAAGTCTTAATCACTACACCACTGATGCCAGGgatttttgtttccattagcagcaagggatcttttatatgtactttcgtAGGCAgggcagcatataccacagactttgatataccagccatggggTACTGGATGGGATtggaaaaaacacaatcagaggATGGGTCCAGTACCGGGAAGCAAACCCAGTATCTACAAGCTTTTAAGtcttaaccactaaaccactgatgccggggttttttttggggttttttttattattagcaataatggatcttttatatgtactttcacagacaggacagcacacaccacagactTTGTTATATCAGCCAaaacacaatcagagaatggatccaccaaatGGGTTCACTCCTCCAActtaggggcaggacgtagcccagtggtaaagcgtccgctccatgcacgatcggtctgggattgatccccatcagtgggcccattgggctatttctcgttccagccagtgcaccatgactggtatataaaaagctgtggtatgtgctaccccatctgtgggatggtgcatataaaagatcccttgctgctaatcgaaaaagagtagcccatgaagtggctacagcgggtttcctctctcaatatatatgtggtacttaaccatatttctgacaccatataaccgtaaataaaatgtgttgagtgcgtcgttaaataaaacatttccttccttctttcttccaACTTAAGTACCTTAGGTGTGAGATCATGCTGTCTGGTATAACCTCCAAGGTGTTTATTTCTTCTACAGGTGATGACAATGCACACGGGATTCAGCTGGTGTATGTCAATTAATGGTCAGGTATATTAGAAACTCGGACCCCTCAGAGTTAAGCTATGACCCTGGTGAACCTTCAACACAATGCAGTTATATTAATTCttaatacataatacacataAAAACTCACTGGCTATTTATCAAAGAATAGACAGataacagaaaaagaaaaaaagattaacTATTTTCAAGCAATATATAGTATTCATTTTAACCATTCAACAACAATGCAAAAATTATACTGAACTGACACactcttaaaaaaaattaaacaaggTTAAAAAGACTGCTGAACTATACAGTTATGAAAAGAAATTTAGTTTCTGTGGAGAACTGGTTTGGCAAGGTGCTATTTTGGGAAAATCTTTTCAAATACACATCACGCTGTGACAAAGCAGATCGTGACAGCTGTATTAGGTGCTGCACTTGGATGGGGCAAAAGATTGGTGTGACCCGTGTCGTGTCGTAAAGCACAGTATCTGAATAAGATATTAAAGCTTAAACCACAATAAAATCCACTGCTTACATAAAGACTATACACTTTTAGACAGTTAAAGACAGTTTTCAGTTTTGCATATCGCAGCTGGTTTAATCTGTATTGAAAAGCAGCTATTCACAAAAATTACTTCATTTACTCCAGTTAAAACTTTTAAGAAAAAACCCTGAATGTTTGTTCAATTATATCCAAGCACATCTAAGGATgttaggttttttaaaatatggctgACACTGTCTAGAATGGTAAAAATTATCTGCTGCTCCCATATGGGCTATTTTTACTcaattattttcattcatttaaactttattttcatggttatatccaattaaggttcaagcatgcatgtcctgggcacacatctaagcaatctggactgtctgtcagggctgtgggttagtggttaggtgctagtgagagagaagttggtgtagtggccttacacctacccattccactgagtcgttaaacttgctctgTGGTAGCTGGTACCAAGAggtgaactcagtacctaccagcatacctaccagccttaaattgcaatggcttaaccactcaATCACTGAAGCCAGATTTGattttgattgatttcaacttatttccgtgcttatatccaattaaggttcaagcacgttgtcctggacacacacctcagctatctaggctgcctgtccaggacagtgggttagttgttagtttgttagtggttagtgagagagaagagggtgtagtggccttacacctacccattgagtccttatgaactcactctgggttggagccggtaccgggctgcgaaccctgtacctaccagcctgtagtccgatggcttaaccactgcgccaccgaggccggtatgaagCCAGATACCCATTCAGCAGTAAAAGTCCTTTTATATGAACATTCCCActcactgacaggatagcacataccacagtctttaaaTCATCAGCCATGGAATAATGACCACTtggaatataaaataaaagaaaaaagtccaCAGATTGTACATCAGGCAACTGCATTACTAATGACCTACATTGTGTATGTCATGTCCTTAACTTTTAATAAAGACCACCTTTAAAACAAACTCTTCTTTTTCAAAGGTGATTCAGATGTCCTATCACAATTCAATATTCATTTTCCTTTGCCTAAGGAATTTTACAAAGCAAATtgaatcttaaagggacattcctgagtttgctgcattgtaagatgtttctgactaataaaatacttctacgattaaacttacatattaaatagattttcttgttttgtatatcagtgtctgtatattcaatgtgtttctggtcatcttaatatttgtaagaagaccaaactagattttgtcttcaaa
This DNA window, taken from Gigantopelta aegis isolate Gae_Host chromosome 4, Gae_host_genome, whole genome shotgun sequence, encodes the following:
- the LOC121372102 gene encoding uncharacterized protein LOC121372102, which codes for MGLIIYYVLVHLAVLVMLFPPSYESKQTYTSSTICRRGNNQTSFYKASCKDKVTNVSQDVEIIAVTKVLYGAKPISSECALNGSAAECCSHVPDQDCLTEPASGGYLSSIAEDCSGAKSCEAVGRTIDASTYCPSAGNQFEGDTTYSMFEYQCINLGLLENMCHEGVIQQGEEIYLASNIYFQNKDEDDDCFCKLSTTCGSRVVFEAVDIRLSRIHGGGCGESILFSDVRDPDHNHTVTCYDRYLQMKPVFETHSNIGSVDMRIKDDEKNLGYVWIRVTSSSKNATVRLYCGLTANSPITEEHLCEEDKSTSQISTTSTKATTTTTHEPTTSLPDCRVFPELCEEHPAQQTGTIGIGAIVGIVIAGVVLLFILFILLVLLMRRYYCGNPDNHPYDNTVVYDNDYETLHPPDSKELPAFENNSYISNGHATGDTVEEDPPAGYAHYITPVNEYDDIDEKPHYDNLGNEEPHYNSLRNEKPHYDNLRNEAIASDLDQPNSQKTSL